One window from the genome of Canis lupus dingo isolate Sandy chromosome 15, ASM325472v2, whole genome shotgun sequence encodes:
- the EDN2 gene encoding endothelin-2: MVALPSAWCSVALALLLALHEGKGQVAAAPEHPAPSARARGSHLRPRRCSCSSWLDKECVYFCHLDIIWVNTPGQTAPYGLGNPPRRRRRSLPKRCECSSGGDPACATFCHRRPWAEAVVVPGSRSPADVFQAGRTWTSAGELLRQLRNISAAKIRFPRRPQEAGRQLRPTHPRRRKR; the protein is encoded by the exons ATGGTcgccctgccctctgcctggtgctCCGTGGCGCTGGCCCTGCTCCTGGCGCTGCACGAAG GCAAGGGCCAGGTGGCCGCTGCCCCGGAGCATCCAGCACCCTCAGCCCGGGCCCGAGGCTCCCACCTGCGGCCTCGGCGTTGCTCCTGCAGCTCCTGGCTCGACAAGGAGTGCGTCTACTTCTGCCACCTGGACATCATCTGGGTGAACACTCCCGG ACAGACAGCTCCTTACGGCCTGGGAAACCCGCCAAGACGCCGGCGCCGCTCCCTGCCAAAGCGCTGCGAATGCTCCAGTGGCGGGGACCCCGCCTGTGCCACCTTCTGCCATCGACGGCCCTG GGCCGAAGCTGTGGTCGTCCCAGGCAGCAGGTCCCCCGCAGACGTGTTCCAGGCTGGCAGGACGTGGACCTCCGCAGGAGAGCTCCTCCGGCAGCTGCG GAACATTTCTGCCGCCAAGATCCGCTTTCCTAGGCgaccccaggaggcagggaggcagctgAGGCCCACACACCCAAGGCGGAGGAAGAGATAG